A window of Microcystis aeruginosa FD4 contains these coding sequences:
- a CDS encoding PEP-CTERM sorting domain-containing protein produces MNTTTTFKSLSLAGVVFAGTVSAIASLTVLPVQALPIIYNPTPTLTLNAGTATLTVGALVNTANGNGLTGPGNALQQQHVGGSNGANFWGVRLESGTTPADVNLDFDFGSSVFLDTLALWNYNAFNTTATDRGIKDFTLILSNNSDFSSPVYVSGTLTLPEGTATNIPATIFSFPLIQAQYARIDVANNWFVGWTAPGPIGLSEVRFAQTVPVPESSSGLGLLALGLLGAGAALKRHWN; encoded by the coding sequence ATGAATACTACAACTACCTTCAAATCTCTGTCTCTGGCTGGTGTTGTCTTCGCCGGCACAGTTAGCGCGATCGCTAGTTTGACCGTCCTCCCCGTCCAAGCGCTGCCGATCATCTACAATCCGACTCCAACCTTAACGCTTAATGCAGGCACTGCTACTCTCACCGTTGGAGCCTTAGTCAACACTGCCAACGGCAATGGGTTGACTGGACCTGGAAACGCTTTGCAGCAACAGCACGTCGGAGGTAGCAATGGAGCTAATTTCTGGGGAGTACGTTTAGAAAGCGGGACGACTCCTGCTGATGTCAATCTTGATTTTGATTTTGGCAGTTCTGTGTTCTTAGATACCTTGGCTTTGTGGAATTACAACGCTTTTAATACCACAGCTACTGATCGCGGAATCAAGGATTTCACACTAATTCTCTCCAATAACTCCGACTTTAGCAGTCCAGTTTATGTATCAGGAACCCTAACACTACCTGAAGGTACGGCAACTAACATACCAGCGACAATCTTTTCCTTTCCTTTAATTCAAGCCCAATATGCTAGAATTGATGTAGCAAACAATTGGTTCGTTGGTTGGACAGCACCAGGGCCTATTGGTCTCTCTGAAGTTCGCTTTGCCCAGACTGTTCCTGTTCCTGAATCAAGTTCTGGCCTGGGTTTGCTGGCCTTAGGCTTGCTGGGGGCGGGAGCGGCACTTAAGCGCCATTGGAACTGA
- a CDS encoding type II toxin-antitoxin system YafQ family toxin, translating into MLTPQESARFRRDLRRMKKRGKDLEKLKTVVELLVQEQILPERYRDHNLVGDWSGYGECHIEPDWLLLYKIERDEESLTLVRTGTHSDLFK; encoded by the coding sequence ATGTTAACGCCACAGGAAAGCGCCCGCTTTCGACGCGATTTGAGGCGGATGAAAAAACGGGGTAAAGACTTGGAAAAGTTAAAAACTGTGGTGGAACTACTGGTGCAAGAACAAATACTACCAGAGCGATACCGAGATCATAATCTCGTTGGAGATTGGTCGGGTTATGGTGAGTGCCATATCGAGCCGGATTGGTTGTTACTCTACAAGATTGAGCGAGATGAGGAAAGCTTAACACTCGTTCGGACTGGGACTCATTCGGATCTGTTTAAATAG
- a CDS encoding M15 family metallopeptidase, whose translation MKPIDDIPEALRDSQYRKTTNPNGLITIASGLLALVGTGLIAIAVLNRPPASVKKPVINPSPLIKATPSPIENILGHLPYQQAPETELDPITGDGGMRLRKAAAKAFIQMQSDARRSGVILMPISAFRAKATQEKLFFEVKKQRNQPTRKRAEVSAPPGYSEHHTGYAIDIGDGRTPATNLSTSFANTAAFRWLQNNAAQYSFELSFPENNPQGINYEPWHWRFVGDSHSLETFYKAQQLGKQK comes from the coding sequence GTGAAACCGATCGATGATATTCCCGAAGCTTTGCGGGACAGCCAGTACAGAAAAACTACTAATCCTAATGGTCTTATAACGATCGCAAGCGGTTTACTTGCTCTGGTGGGAACCGGCCTAATTGCCATAGCAGTCTTGAATCGTCCCCCTGCTTCCGTAAAAAAACCGGTTATTAACCCATCCCCCCTGATTAAAGCCACTCCTAGCCCCATTGAGAACATTCTAGGTCATTTACCCTATCAACAGGCTCCAGAGACGGAATTAGACCCCATTACTGGGGATGGTGGTATGCGTTTAAGGAAGGCAGCAGCCAAGGCTTTTATCCAGATGCAAAGTGACGCAAGAAGGTCGGGGGTGATTTTAATGCCGATTTCCGCATTTCGAGCGAAAGCAACCCAAGAAAAGCTCTTTTTTGAAGTGAAAAAACAACGCAATCAGCCAACCCGCAAACGAGCAGAAGTGAGCGCACCTCCGGGTTACAGCGAACATCATACCGGTTATGCGATCGATATTGGCGATGGTCGCACCCCAGCCACAAATTTAAGCACCAGTTTTGCTAATACTGCCGCTTTTCGTTGGTTGCAAAATAACGCCGCTCAGTATAGTTTCGAGTTATCTTTCCCCGAAAATAATCCCCAGGGTATTAATTATGAGCCTTGGCACTGGCGTTTTGTCGGTGATAGTCACAGTTTAGAAACTTTTTATAAAGCCCAACAATTAGGAAAACAAAAATAA
- a CDS encoding helix-turn-helix domain-containing protein, with amino-acid sequence MTPGFIAKWKKEFISAGIEGIILKYKGSRPYLNAEEKQELIQWIINQSHWDIGELETYVLETYEVVFKSRQSYYQLLKEARISWPKAEQVRLNPLSNAQKTGFSEKPVFYSCTHAKRGMNNQSLITRFSINPKKAPEEVKKKNEEISQLLESKKEEIRSGKLVERCSRPSLELY; translated from the coding sequence GTGACCCCCGGATTCATTGCTAAATGGAAAAAGGAATTTATTTCAGCAGGAATTGAGGGGATTATCTTGAAGTATAAAGGTTCGAGACCCTATCTAAATGCCGAGGAAAAACAAGAATTAATTCAATGGATTATCAACCAGAGTCACTGGGATATTGGGGAGCTAGAAACTTATGTACTAGAAACTTATGAGGTTGTGTTTAAATCGAGACAGAGCTACTACCAATTGCTAAAAGAAGCGAGAATTAGCTGGCCAAAGGCGGAACAAGTAAGACTAAATCCGTTGAGTAACGCACAGAAAACGGGTTTCTCCGAGAAACCCGTTTTCTACTCATGCACTCATGCAAAAAGGGGAATGAATAATCAGTCTTTAATAACCAGATTTAGTATAAACCCGAAAAAAGCTCCAGAAGAGGTCAAAAAAAAGAATGAAGAAATCAGTCAATTATTGGAGAGCAAAAAAGAGGAGATTCGGTCGGGAAAGCTGGTGGAAAGATGTTCTAGGCCATCTCTGGAACTTTATTAA
- a CDS encoding type II toxin-antitoxin system Phd/YefM family antitoxin, translating into MFSIQTTYTQAQENLGSLLDRLESENSMAIITRPGHKDMALLSAEELTGLLETVYLLRSPANARKLLAALERSMERDVQTIPGQTVTELCQELGIERQE; encoded by the coding sequence ATATTTTCTATCCAAACTACCTACACTCAAGCTCAAGAAAATTTAGGGAGCCTTCTGGATCGACTGGAAAGCGAGAATAGTATGGCGATTATTACGCGCCCTGGTCATAAAGATATGGCACTATTGAGCGCAGAAGAATTAACTGGCTTATTAGAAACCGTTTATCTTTTGCGATCGCCTGCGAATGCTAGAAAGTTATTGGCAGCACTGGAACGTTCAATGGAGCGGGACGTTCAAACAATACCGGGACAGACAGTTACAGAACTTTGTCAGGAGTTAGGAATTGAACGCCAAGAGTAG
- a CDS encoding folate/biopterin family MFS transporter yields MLINRLGIDRGKKFLKESILFGNDPNPELIGILGVYFVQGILGLSRLAVSFFLKDDLALSPSQMGALIGVAAIPWVIKPAFGFLSDGLPIFGYRRRPYLILSGILGVLAWLALATVVENAWQATAAILLGSLSVTISDVIVDSLVVERARKESFTQSGSLQSLTWGISALGGLITAYLGGWLLAHLGTRPVFALTAIFPLIASAMAFLITEEKIKNNNDEAQSTPKVKEQIGQLWSAIRQKSILLPTAFIFLWQATPSADSAFFYFTTNELGFEPEFLGRVRLVTSLASILGIWVYQRFLKAISFRLILGWSTVISALLGMTTLLLVTHTNRALGIDDHWFSLGDSLILTVMGQIAFLPVLILSARLCPVGIEASLFALLMSIWNMSGLVSQEIGALLTHWLGVTETNFDNLWLLVVITNLSTLLPLPLIKWLPSTEPQSQEVKKTFPPAEVFEHHVTGSLAEPGFIPELVPELIETRD; encoded by the coding sequence ATGCTTATTAATCGCCTTGGCATCGATCGCGGGAAAAAATTCCTTAAAGAGAGTATCTTGTTCGGAAATGACCCTAATCCCGAATTAATTGGCATTTTAGGGGTTTATTTCGTGCAGGGCATTCTCGGACTCTCCCGATTAGCGGTTAGCTTTTTTTTAAAAGACGATTTGGCCTTGAGTCCCTCCCAGATGGGGGCATTAATCGGAGTGGCGGCGATTCCTTGGGTGATTAAACCAGCTTTTGGCTTTCTTTCGGATGGTTTGCCTATTTTCGGCTATCGTCGTCGGCCATACCTAATTTTATCGGGAATTCTCGGGGTTTTAGCTTGGTTGGCCCTAGCGACTGTGGTGGAGAATGCTTGGCAAGCGACGGCCGCGATCCTGCTTGGTTCCCTTTCTGTCACCATTAGTGATGTCATCGTCGATTCTTTGGTAGTAGAAAGAGCGCGCAAAGAGTCCTTCACTCAATCCGGTTCTCTACAGTCCTTAACTTGGGGAATATCGGCGCTAGGCGGCTTAATTACGGCTTATCTGGGGGGTTGGTTACTGGCACACCTCGGTACTCGTCCTGTCTTCGCTCTCACCGCTATTTTTCCCCTGATTGCCTCAGCCATGGCGTTTTTAATTACAGAGGAAAAAATCAAGAATAACAATGATGAAGCACAATCCACGCCGAAAGTCAAAGAGCAAATCGGGCAATTATGGTCAGCAATTAGACAAAAATCAATTTTATTACCCACTGCCTTTATTTTTCTCTGGCAGGCTACTCCTAGCGCCGATTCGGCCTTTTTTTACTTCACCACCAACGAGTTAGGATTTGAACCGGAATTTTTAGGACGAGTGCGCTTAGTCACCAGTTTAGCCTCGATCCTGGGGATCTGGGTATATCAACGGTTTTTAAAAGCGATTTCCTTTCGTTTAATTTTGGGTTGGAGTACGGTGATTTCTGCGCTTTTAGGGATGACCACCCTACTCTTAGTTACCCATACTAATCGAGCGCTCGGTATTGACGATCATTGGTTTAGTTTGGGGGATAGTCTCATCCTCACCGTCATGGGACAAATTGCCTTTTTACCCGTCTTAATTTTATCGGCCCGTCTTTGTCCCGTGGGTATTGAAGCATCTCTATTCGCTTTATTAATGTCTATCTGGAATATGTCAGGATTAGTTTCCCAAGAAATCGGCGCTTTATTAACCCATTGGTTGGGAGTCACCGAAACTAATTTTGATAACCTTTGGTTATTGGTGGTGATTACTAATCTCTCTACTCTCCTACCTTTACCCCTAATTAAATGGCTACCTTCTACGGAGCCGCAATCTCAAGAAGTCAAGAAAACTTTTCCCCCCGCAGAAGTCTTTGAACATCATGTTACCGGTTCTTTAGCTGAACCCGGTTTTATTCCCGAACTTGTCCCCGAATTAATCGAGACAAGAGATTGA
- a CDS encoding glutamine synthetase III family protein has protein sequence MSYGTRVQAISQVTERKPLPSKIPQRLEALWATDVFTLSKMQASLPKDVFKSVKNTILTGGKLDVSIAGAVAAAMKDWATSKGALYYAHVFYPMTNATAEKHDGFISVQSDGSVITEFTGKVLVQGEPDGSSFPNGGLRSTFEARGYTAWDVTSPAYVMETDNGVTLCIPTVFISWTGEALDKKTPLLRSISSMSKAATRVLKLLGHTEVAPVNSSCGAEQEYFLVDAHFAHSRPDLLLTGRTLFGKPAAKGQQFDDHYFGAIPERVQVFMQEVEERMYRLGIPAKTRHNEVAPGQFEIAPFFEAANVASDHQQLIMTLLKSTAKKHGFVCLLHEKPFAGINGSGKHVNWSVGNATQGNLLDPGDTPHANMQFLLFCGAVIRGVHKYGPLLRAVVATASNDHRLGANEAPPAIISVYLGSQLEKVFDQISQGQIEGSDAPGLMDLGVDTLPVFPKDPGDRNRTSPFAFTGNRFEFRAVGSNQSVSGPLVAMNTILADSLTWVADKLESRMKAGEDLNTAAQGVLKEIMDKHRNVIFGGNGYSPEWHKMAVEERGLANLRTTADALPVLKADYIEELFTRMGVFSPVELESRFDVYAEQYLLAIEVEAKLVVSMAKTIIYPAAVRYLSELSSAIANAAAIGIEMDKESAQTVSNLIKLLMDGVSKLSAAMAKHDFDSIEEHMQYSAQTIRPLMDQVREYADTLEGEVADNFWPLPTYQEMLFVK, from the coding sequence ATGAGTTATGGAACGCGTGTTCAAGCTATCTCTCAAGTAACGGAGCGTAAACCCCTACCGAGCAAAATTCCGCAACGTTTAGAGGCCCTGTGGGCAACCGATGTCTTTACCCTGAGCAAAATGCAGGCCAGTCTTCCCAAAGACGTATTCAAATCGGTCAAAAACACGATTTTAACCGGGGGAAAATTAGACGTTTCCATCGCTGGTGCGGTAGCGGCAGCGATGAAGGATTGGGCCACGTCCAAAGGGGCGCTGTACTATGCCCACGTCTTCTATCCAATGACCAACGCCACCGCCGAAAAACACGATGGTTTTATCTCCGTGCAGAGCGACGGTTCGGTGATCACAGAATTTACGGGCAAAGTCTTAGTACAGGGTGAACCGGACGGCTCCTCCTTTCCTAACGGCGGACTTCGCTCCACCTTTGAAGCGCGGGGTTACACCGCTTGGGATGTCACCAGTCCAGCCTACGTCATGGAGACGGATAATGGTGTAACCCTGTGTATCCCGACGGTGTTCATCTCTTGGACAGGAGAGGCCCTCGACAAAAAAACGCCGCTTTTACGCTCGATTTCATCGATGAGTAAAGCCGCCACCAGGGTGCTAAAGCTCTTAGGACATACGGAAGTCGCCCCCGTGAACTCCAGCTGCGGTGCTGAACAGGAATATTTCCTCGTCGATGCTCATTTTGCCCATAGTCGCCCCGATTTACTGCTCACCGGTCGCACCCTATTCGGTAAACCCGCCGCCAAAGGTCAACAGTTCGACGATCATTATTTTGGCGCGATTCCCGAACGGGTTCAGGTGTTTATGCAGGAAGTGGAGGAAAGAATGTATCGCCTCGGCATTCCGGCCAAAACCCGCCATAATGAAGTCGCTCCCGGACAGTTCGAGATTGCCCCCTTTTTCGAGGCTGCTAACGTGGCCAGTGACCATCAGCAGTTAATTATGACTTTGCTGAAAAGTACGGCTAAAAAACACGGTTTTGTTTGCCTACTGCACGAAAAACCCTTTGCGGGAATTAATGGTTCGGGAAAACACGTTAACTGGTCTGTCGGCAACGCCACCCAGGGCAATCTGCTGGATCCGGGCGATACTCCCCACGCTAATATGCAGTTTTTGTTGTTCTGTGGGGCAGTTATCCGTGGTGTTCACAAGTACGGACCGCTTTTACGCGCAGTGGTGGCTACCGCCAGCAATGATCACCGTTTGGGGGCAAATGAAGCTCCTCCCGCCATTATTTCGGTATATTTGGGCAGCCAGTTAGAAAAGGTATTCGACCAAATTAGCCAAGGACAAATTGAGGGTTCTGATGCCCCAGGGTTGATGGATCTGGGTGTCGATACCCTGCCGGTGTTCCCCAAGGACCCTGGCGATCGCAATCGTACCTCTCCTTTTGCTTTTACGGGCAATCGCTTTGAATTCCGCGCTGTGGGTTCTAATCAGTCAGTTTCCGGGCCGCTGGTGGCGATGAACACGATTCTAGCGGATTCCCTGACTTGGGTGGCGGATAAGTTAGAAAGCCGGATGAAGGCCGGAGAAGACCTCAATACTGCGGCCCAAGGTGTTCTCAAGGAGATCATGGACAAACACAGAAATGTGATCTTCGGAGGTAACGGATATTCCCCGGAATGGCACAAAATGGCGGTAGAAGAGCGCGGTTTGGCTAATCTCCGCACCACTGCCGATGCTTTACCCGTGCTGAAGGCCGATTATATCGAAGAACTTTTTACCCGCATGGGTGTGTTTAGTCCCGTTGAACTGGAAAGTCGTTTTGATGTCTATGCGGAACAGTATTTGCTGGCCATCGAGGTGGAGGCAAAACTGGTGGTAAGTATGGCTAAAACGATTATTTATCCCGCTGCCGTTCGCTACTTGTCGGAATTGTCCTCAGCGATCGCCAACGCAGCTGCGATCGGTATCGAGATGGATAAGGAAAGCGCCCAAACTGTCTCTAATCTAATTAAATTACTGATGGATGGCGTTAGCAAACTGAGTGCGGCCATGGCTAAACACGATTTTGACTCGATCGAGGAACATATGCAGTATTCTGCTCAAACGATCCGTCCCTTGATGGATCAGGTGCGCGAATATGCTGACACACTGGAAGGGGAAGTAGCTGACAATTTCTGGCCCTTACCTACCTATCAAGAAATGTTGTTTGTTAAATAA
- a CDS encoding NAD-dependent malic enzyme, which yields MVHLTPNPSYSLSLKIEIPNQAGTFASVLNAIADVGGNLGQISLIERNLKISTREIMVDAASTDQAEQIIAAVKALPDVKLLKVSDRTFDLHRRGKISIESRISLASQDDLAMAYTPGVGRICTAIAHQPEQVYSLTIKGNTVAVVTDGSAVLGLGNLGPEAALPVMEGKAMLFKEFAGIDAFPICLATQDPEEIIATVKRIAPVFGGINLEDIGAPRCFEIEKRLREELNIPVFHDDQHGTAIVSLAALINALKLVKKSLDTAKIVINGAGAAGIAIATLFKTAGATDITLCDSHGILSQNRDDLTPEKQAWAVTASGKLGDALKGADVFLGVSVPGVLTPEMVKGMAKDAIVFAMANPIPEIQPELINDLVAVVATGRSDYPNQINNVLAFPGLFRGALDCRARAITDNMYLEAAKAIASLITPANLDRENIIPSVFDSRVVTAVAAAVQHAARQDGVAGE from the coding sequence ATGGTTCATTTAACGCCCAATCCTAGCTATAGTTTAAGTCTCAAGATAGAAATCCCCAATCAAGCGGGAACCTTCGCTTCTGTCCTCAATGCGATCGCCGATGTCGGGGGGAATTTAGGGCAAATTTCTCTGATCGAACGCAATTTAAAGATTAGCACCCGCGAGATTATGGTTGATGCCGCTAGTACCGACCAAGCGGAACAGATTATCGCCGCGGTTAAAGCTCTACCGGATGTTAAACTCCTGAAAGTTTCCGATCGCACCTTCGATCTCCATCGTCGGGGTAAAATCTCCATTGAAAGTCGTATTTCCCTCGCCTCCCAAGACGACCTGGCCATGGCCTACACCCCTGGAGTTGGTCGCATCTGCACCGCTATCGCTCATCAACCCGAACAAGTGTACTCATTAACCATCAAGGGCAACACCGTCGCTGTAGTTACCGATGGTAGTGCGGTATTAGGATTAGGAAATCTCGGGCCGGAGGCTGCCCTACCAGTAATGGAAGGGAAAGCGATGCTATTCAAGGAATTCGCAGGAATTGATGCTTTTCCCATCTGTTTAGCCACCCAAGACCCCGAAGAAATCATCGCAACCGTCAAAAGAATCGCCCCGGTTTTTGGTGGCATTAACCTAGAGGATATCGGCGCGCCACGCTGTTTTGAAATCGAGAAACGTCTGCGAGAGGAGTTAAATATTCCCGTTTTCCACGATGATCAACACGGTACGGCGATCGTTTCCCTGGCGGCCCTGATTAATGCCCTCAAATTGGTTAAAAAATCGCTTGATACAGCCAAAATCGTCATTAATGGTGCGGGTGCGGCGGGAATCGCCATCGCTACTCTCTTTAAAACCGCAGGAGCTACAGATATAACCCTCTGTGATTCCCATGGTATCCTCTCCCAAAACCGGGACGATTTAACCCCAGAAAAACAAGCTTGGGCCGTGACTGCCAGTGGTAAGCTAGGGGATGCTCTTAAAGGCGCTGATGTCTTCTTGGGGGTGAGTGTACCGGGGGTATTGACTCCTGAAATGGTCAAGGGAATGGCTAAAGATGCGATCGTCTTTGCCATGGCTAATCCGATTCCCGAAATTCAACCGGAATTAATCAATGATTTAGTGGCCGTGGTGGCTACCGGACGCAGCGATTATCCCAATCAGATTAATAATGTCCTCGCTTTCCCCGGATTATTTCGCGGGGCCTTGGACTGTCGCGCTAGGGCCATCACCGATAATATGTATCTGGAAGCGGCCAAAGCGATCGCTTCTTTGATCACTCCTGCTAATCTCGATCGAGAGAATATTATTCCCTCGGTTTTTGATAGTCGTGTAGTTACGGCTGTGGCCGCCGCCGTTCAACACGCTGCTCGTCAAGATGGAGTGGCCGGGGAATAA
- a CDS encoding transposase: MVKIENEKERQTYYGALNLEGKEFILAPYKAGKVENTVDFLKKLIQSNPERKILIIWDGASYHAGEEMSKFLTEQNQGLSPKDWQITCHKFARYAPEENPVEAIWLQLKNLLRRFYWLAKNFRVVKRLFEFFAKFQLFNFPNLKKYDAFSQFI, translated from the coding sequence TTGGTAAAAATTGAGAATGAAAAAGAGAGACAAACTTATTATGGAGCTTTAAATTTAGAGGGCAAAGAATTTATTTTAGCTCCCTACAAGGCAGGGAAGGTCGAGAATACAGTAGATTTCTTGAAAAAACTAATTCAAAGCAACCCTGAGCGAAAAATACTGATTATTTGGGATGGAGCTTCCTATCATGCGGGAGAAGAGATGAGCAAATTCCTTACTGAACAAAATCAGGGTTTATCCCCAAAAGATTGGCAGATTACCTGTCATAAATTTGCTCGATACGCTCCCGAAGAAAATCCAGTAGAAGCAATTTGGCTACAGTTAAAAAATCTTTTGAGAAGATTTTATTGGTTGGCCAAAAATTTTCGGGTGGTTAAACGCTTGTTCGAGTTTTTTGCCAAATTTCAATTATTTAATTTTCCTAACCTTAAGAAATACGATGCCTTTTCACAATTCATTTAG